A genome region from Manis javanica isolate MJ-LG chromosome 3, MJ_LKY, whole genome shotgun sequence includes the following:
- the LOC140848308 gene encoding voltage-dependent L-type calcium channel subunit alpha-1D-like, with product MLHTPGAGGVAGGPGPGHQQPAVPAPLLVVHGQAQRVLLDLSASLTVPRSFCRKDSDKQRSADSLVDAILIPEGLGWHARDLKLVLATKHEIADAWDLTMKQMDSMASGLPSRSAHPWANGAGYSVESQTLAETGQCGR from the exons ATGCTACACACCCCTGGTGCAGGTGGAGTGGCCGGAGGCCCTGGACCAGGCCATCAGCAGCCTGCCGTCCCTGCACCTCTGCTCGTGGTACACGGACAAGCCCAGCGTGTCCTACTGGACCTTAGCGCCAGCCTGACTGTCCCCCGCAGCTTCTGCCGCAAAGACAGCGACAAGCAGAGGAGCGCAGACAGCCTGGTGGACGCT ATCCTGATACCTGAAGGCTTAGGATGGCACGCAAGGGACCTGAAACTCGTGTTGGCAACAAAACACGAAATTGCCGATGCCTGGGACTTAACCATGAAACAGATGGACAGCATGGCCAGCGGCCTGCCCAGCAGGAGCGCGCACCCCTGGGCCAATGGGGCAGGCTACAGCGTCGAGAGCCAGACCCTGGCAGAGACAGGACAATGTGGCAGGTGA